The following coding sequences lie in one Treponema sp. OMZ 790 genomic window:
- the mnmE gene encoding tRNA uridine-5-carboxymethylaminomethyl(34) synthesis GTPase MnmE, with product MQTGKYSLDDPIAAIATALSPAALGIVRTSGKGSIDLASAIFSRPEKLKEAKGNTILHGWILDPESKKEVDEVTVCVYREPKSFTGEDAVEFICHGGTAVVLKIYRLLIENGFRAAEGGEFTFRAFANGKADLTRSEAVNEIINSKTDINIELAAGRLSGNLFSGIEEIKQNLTRVIAAADVEIEYPEDEETTEGAFSPDLILKVIEPLQNLAGSWAAEKIFIQGAKVVLAGKTNAGKSSLFNALLKEDRAIVSDIHGTTRDWLEASLNFNGIPVSLYDTAGIRYTKDSIEVIGVERSLEMSRNADLILYLCDPKDILSSGSLNKEDLDFVKNAKPPVITLITKEDLLDAESKEKLKEILSKEKIEDALIISSKASSGIKALSEKAYSVLAKNTDRSGFSKTASLGSERQRDAVQKALDVLETAHQNAVSGFPLDLIVEDLEEALSFLGEITGEVRSDDILDKVFSGFCVGK from the coding sequence ATGCAGACAGGTAAATATTCCCTAGACGATCCGATAGCCGCAATAGCTACGGCCTTAAGTCCTGCCGCCCTCGGAATTGTACGCACCTCAGGGAAGGGGTCGATAGACCTTGCTTCCGCAATTTTTTCCCGCCCCGAAAAACTAAAAGAGGCTAAAGGCAACACTATCCTGCACGGCTGGATCTTGGATCCCGAATCAAAAAAGGAAGTTGATGAGGTTACGGTCTGCGTTTATAGGGAGCCTAAGAGCTTTACGGGAGAAGATGCTGTCGAGTTTATCTGTCACGGCGGCACTGCCGTCGTTTTAAAAATATACCGCCTACTAATCGAGAACGGTTTTAGGGCTGCCGAGGGCGGGGAGTTTACCTTCCGTGCCTTTGCTAACGGAAAGGCCGACCTGACGAGGTCAGAGGCCGTAAACGAAATTATCAATTCAAAAACCGATATAAATATAGAACTTGCAGCAGGCCGCCTGTCGGGAAATCTTTTTTCGGGGATAGAGGAAATAAAGCAAAATCTCACAAGGGTTATCGCAGCCGCCGATGTCGAAATAGAATACCCTGAAGACGAGGAGACTACAGAAGGAGCCTTTTCGCCTGATTTGATTTTAAAGGTGATAGAGCCTCTTCAAAATTTAGCCGGCTCATGGGCAGCAGAAAAAATTTTTATTCAAGGGGCTAAGGTCGTCCTTGCAGGTAAAACCAATGCCGGAAAGTCCTCCCTATTTAATGCCCTCTTAAAAGAAGACAGGGCCATAGTTTCGGACATTCACGGCACGACAAGGGACTGGCTTGAAGCCTCCTTAAATTTTAACGGAATCCCTGTAAGCCTTTACGACACGGCAGGCATTCGCTATACAAAAGATTCCATAGAGGTTATCGGGGTAGAACGGAGCTTGGAGATGAGCCGCAACGCAGACCTCATCCTCTACCTTTGCGATCCGAAAGATATCTTATCCTCGGGTAGTTTGAACAAAGAAGATTTGGACTTTGTAAAGAATGCAAAGCCTCCCGTAATTACCCTCATCACAAAAGAAGATCTCCTCGATGCCGAGTCAAAAGAAAAGCTAAAAGAAATTTTAAGTAAAGAAAAAATTGAAGATGCTCTTATAATTTCATCAAAGGCTTCAAGCGGAATCAAAGCCCTGTCCGAAAAGGCATACTCGGTTTTGGCAAAAAACACCGACAGGTCAGGTTTTTCAAAAACAGCCTCCCTCGGAAGCGAGAGACAGAGGGATGCCGTTCAAAAGGCCTTGGATGTGCTTGAAACAGCTCATCAAAACGCTGTCTCAGGCTTCCCCCTAGACCTCATCGTAGAAGACCTTGAAGAGGCCTTAAGCTTTTTAGGAGAAATCACCGGCGAAGTCCGCTCCGATGATATCCTCGACAAAGTCTTTTCGGGCTTTTGTGTTGGAAAGTAA
- a CDS encoding ATP-binding protein: MSTIRQMPIGIQSFEKLITNDCVYVDKTEYIWNLVKNPAPYFLSRPRRFGKSLLLSTLKAYFLGQKELFKGLAIEKLEEGEKDKREIWQKHPVFYLDFNIGIYDTKEGLESLLNNHLCGWEDIYGSKDSEKALSERFFGVINRAFEKTGKKPVILIDEYDKPLLQTMWKDEVLNETYRTILKAFFGIIKSADQVIRFAFLTGVTKFSKISIFSDLNNLRDLSLLSTYSGICGISQEELEAGFKPEITALAENNDLSYEETLAKLKQRYDGYLFAKKGKAMYNPFSLLNVFASLEFSSYWFATGTPTFLVEYLKKAYYNIPDIDGNIQLDEHGLNDYRADPILPIPILFQSGYLTIKDYNDFAGLYRLGFPNDEVRFGFLHNLMPAYTSISSDKTGLSIWEFYEQIEAGDVDGFMQKMKGIISGIPYDSLTEKDLALREQNYQTAVYLIFALMNQFVHTEVHCATGRADCIVEFKDKVYIFEFKLTSNGTAENAVSQINDKNYADKYYGTGKKVTAVGASFDEEKRTIKDWIIQPST; encoded by the coding sequence ATGAGTACCATACGACAGATGCCTATAGGCATTCAAAGTTTTGAAAAACTTATAACGAACGATTGTGTCTATGTTGATAAGACAGAGTATATATGGAATCTGGTTAAAAATCCTGCCCCATACTTTTTAAGCCGTCCGCGCCGCTTTGGGAAAAGTCTCCTTCTTTCCACATTAAAGGCTTACTTTCTCGGCCAAAAGGAACTCTTTAAGGGGTTGGCGATCGAAAAACTTGAGGAGGGTGAAAAGGACAAAAGAGAAATATGGCAGAAACATCCGGTTTTTTACTTGGATTTTAACATAGGAATTTATGATACAAAGGAAGGTTTAGAAAGTCTTTTAAATAATCATCTTTGCGGCTGGGAAGATATTTACGGAAGTAAAGATTCCGAAAAAGCTCTTAGTGAACGCTTTTTTGGAGTGATAAACCGTGCCTTCGAAAAAACCGGCAAGAAGCCCGTGATTCTAATCGACGAGTATGATAAACCTCTCCTTCAAACCATGTGGAAGGATGAAGTCTTAAACGAAACCTACCGCACAATCCTCAAAGCTTTTTTCGGTATTATCAAAAGTGCCGATCAGGTAATACGTTTTGCTTTTTTAACGGGAGTTACAAAATTCAGTAAGATAAGCATATTCAGCGATTTAAATAATTTACGGGATTTAAGCCTTCTGTCAACCTATTCCGGTATTTGCGGTATTTCACAAGAAGAGCTTGAAGCAGGCTTTAAACCTGAAATTACAGCCTTGGCAGAAAATAATGACTTGAGCTATGAGGAAACTCTTGCAAAATTAAAACAAAGATATGACGGCTACCTTTTTGCAAAAAAAGGGAAAGCAATGTATAATCCGTTCAGTCTATTAAATGTTTTTGCTTCCCTCGAGTTTTCAAGCTATTGGTTTGCTACAGGCACGCCGACCTTTTTGGTAGAGTACCTTAAAAAAGCCTATTACAATATTCCGGACATTGATGGAAATATTCAGCTTGACGAACATGGTCTCAATGACTACAGAGCTGATCCCATTTTGCCTATTCCGATCCTCTTTCAATCTGGTTATCTTACGATTAAAGATTACAATGATTTTGCCGGTCTATACCGCTTGGGTTTTCCCAATGATGAGGTGCGCTTCGGTTTTTTACATAACCTTATGCCTGCTTACACTTCAATAAGTTCCGACAAAACAGGACTTTCTATTTGGGAGTTCTATGAGCAAATAGAAGCCGGAGATGTGGACGGTTTTATGCAAAAGATGAAAGGTATAATTTCCGGTATTCCCTACGACAGCTTAACCGAAAAAGACCTTGCCCTGCGTGAACAAAACTACCAGACGGCTGTTTATCTTATATTCGCTCTTATGAATCAATTTGTGCATACTGAAGTTCATTGTGCAACAGGAAGAGCCGATTGCATTGTGGAATTCAAAGACAAGGTTTATATCTTTGAGTTTAAGCTTACATCAAACGGAACGGCAGAAAATGCAGTAAGCCAAATCAACGATAAAAACTATGCCGATAAGTATTACGGCACCGGAAAAAAAGTTACAGCCGTAGGTGCAAGTTTTGATGAAGAAAAGCGAACGATTAAAGACTGGATAATTCAACCTTCGACTTGA
- a CDS encoding ClC family H(+)/Cl(-) exchange transporter, whose product MTYKRLIYIMSHMKDKGLSTKKILENWYGNHLIIAGESFIVGILTGLAITAFRKSIDFLSGLRIDFYDKAAGGNLLNLAVLILAVTLLGIFMGFIIKKYPMIKGSGVSQIKGKFMKKLDMTPWPELPLKFLGGVLNISAGLSVGREGPSVQIGAYVGSAFEKIGKTSHIERICLVTSGAAAGLAATFGAPFAGIVFAIEDLHQYLSPLLLTCVMLGAFAGDLVASVFFKQGAIFNFHGLQLFPIKYFGWLLLMGAAAAIIGHLFKKSIYTSQKLYKKLNISPQFAPLIPYLISVPVCLFLPLAASGGDHLIEALAEHSLPFFMLVVILAAKIIFTGLSAGSGAIGGIFVPLLSCGALTGIIFSNILVYFNLIEAQYAVNLMVFAMAAFFTTVIKAPVTAIVLLAETSGDLFHLGGLVLTSAAAYITANIIKSPPNDEVLLKQILTGEDFSNKKEKKEDHGKQVFEVCVSPESFLDGKPIKDVTWPDECLIVSIARGEEEIIPDGSTSISAGDRLVVLTHGRHVESHLEQIAEMAQVEG is encoded by the coding sequence TTGACATACAAAAGGCTTATTTATATAATGTCGCATATGAAAGACAAAGGTTTAAGCACGAAGAAAATTCTTGAAAATTGGTACGGAAACCATCTTATAATTGCAGGAGAAAGTTTTATTGTTGGTATTCTTACAGGGCTTGCAATTACGGCATTTAGAAAGTCAATCGATTTTCTTTCAGGTTTACGGATTGATTTTTATGACAAGGCTGCAGGCGGAAATCTATTGAACCTTGCCGTTTTGATTTTAGCGGTAACGCTTCTTGGGATTTTTATGGGCTTTATAATAAAAAAATATCCGATGATTAAGGGAAGCGGAGTGTCGCAAATCAAGGGTAAGTTTATGAAAAAGCTTGACATGACGCCCTGGCCCGAATTACCTTTGAAATTTTTAGGCGGCGTTTTAAACATAAGTGCAGGTCTTTCAGTCGGACGGGAAGGTCCATCAGTTCAAATCGGTGCCTATGTAGGAAGCGCCTTTGAAAAAATCGGCAAGACCTCCCATATAGAAAGGATCTGCCTGGTAACAAGCGGAGCGGCAGCAGGACTTGCAGCTACCTTCGGGGCTCCCTTTGCAGGTATTGTCTTTGCAATAGAGGATCTTCATCAATATCTAAGCCCCCTCCTTTTAACCTGCGTAATGCTTGGAGCCTTTGCAGGAGACCTTGTAGCCTCGGTATTTTTTAAGCAGGGAGCCATTTTTAATTTTCACGGCCTTCAGCTCTTCCCTATAAAATATTTCGGCTGGCTCCTTTTGATGGGGGCTGCGGCGGCGATAATAGGACACCTCTTTAAAAAATCGATTTATACTTCTCAAAAACTTTACAAAAAGCTAAATATTTCTCCCCAATTTGCGCCCCTGATTCCCTATCTTATTTCGGTACCTGTCTGTCTTTTTTTGCCCCTTGCGGCAAGCGGAGGAGATCATCTTATCGAAGCCCTTGCGGAACACAGCCTTCCTTTTTTTATGCTCGTGGTGATTCTTGCGGCAAAGATAATCTTTACAGGCCTTTCGGCAGGTTCGGGAGCTATAGGCGGCATCTTTGTTCCCCTCCTTTCATGCGGAGCCTTAACAGGAATTATCTTTTCGAATATTTTGGTTTATTTTAATTTAATCGAAGCCCAATATGCAGTAAACCTAATGGTCTTTGCGATGGCTGCCTTTTTTACGACAGTAATAAAGGCCCCGGTTACAGCAATAGTGCTTCTTGCAGAAACAAGCGGAGACCTTTTCCACCTAGGCGGCTTGGTGCTGACCTCGGCCGCGGCCTACATTACGGCAAACATAATAAAGTCTCCGCCAAATGACGAGGTGCTTTTAAAGCAGATTTTAACCGGCGAAGACTTTTCAAATAAAAAAGAGAAGAAAGAAGATCACGGCAAGCAGGTTTTTGAAGTCTGCGTTTCTCCCGAATCCTTTTTGGACGGAAAGCCGATAAAGGATGTTACATGGCCCGATGAGTGTTTAATAGTAAGCATTGCCCGCGGCGAAGAAGAAATCATCCCCGACGGAAGCACTTCTATTTCGGCAGGCGACAGGCTCGTAGTCTTAACACACGGCCGCCATGTAGAATCCCATTTGGAACAAATCGCAGAGATGGCTCAAGTCGAAGGTTGA
- a CDS encoding DUF3784 domain-containing protein: MIGFYIIAAVLALLGILIHKFKLNFLIAGYNMMSKEEKKEYDASLIGKHVGLTLYLLSALSLAAGLFFQFFPSSKQTEKLVIVLYIILTMIAVSSLFIKENKKKLNEILPFVIFINLIVTVILAVVIFAG; this comes from the coding sequence ATGATTGGCTTTTATATAATTGCAGCGGTGCTTGCTCTTTTAGGTATTTTAATTCATAAGTTTAAACTCAATTTTTTGATTGCAGGCTACAATATGATGAGTAAGGAAGAAAAAAAAGAATATGATGCTTCGTTGATTGGTAAGCATGTAGGCCTTACCCTCTATCTTCTTTCAGCCCTTTCCTTGGCTGCCGGCCTTTTTTTTCAATTTTTTCCAAGTTCCAAGCAAACCGAAAAGCTTGTAATAGTTTTATATATAATTCTTACCATGATTGCCGTATCAAGTCTCTTCATAAAAGAAAACAAAAAGAAACTAAATGAAATTCTTCCATTTGTCATATTTATCAACCTCATAGTGACGGTTATTTTGGCTGTGGTTATCTTTGCGGGGTAA
- a CDS encoding leucine-rich repeat domain-containing protein has protein sequence MKNTKQRTAFLRNRAAVLTLAASLLLVGLFTACPNAAGGGGSAYVQVAYTELETYLANTASVDKVNYIEITGISKDGLAGKVEGSNAEAGELGKKIQAHPAKKVALKLPGKVAGLDSMLACFFGCTNLVSVANIPEGVTNMEGCFANCTSLTESPVIPASVTDMGWCFGGCTRLTKAPVIPESVTNMYFCFSGCKSLTESPSIPASVRYMGGCFYGSTSLTKAPDIPANVTDMHYCFADCTSLTKAPDIPANVTNMHYCFKGCSALKGVKLLCNYDGSEYRFMDVFEGCTALEAGGIKVKNEHYDAYTDPAALDKMKVPGDDEAAKKAKFSTF, from the coding sequence ATGAAAAACACAAAACAAAGAACTGCATTTTTAAGAAATCGGGCGGCAGTCCTTACACTTGCCGCATCGTTATTGCTGGTAGGATTGTTCACCGCCTGCCCCAACGCCGCAGGAGGAGGCGGCTCCGCCTATGTACAGGTAGCCTATACCGAGCTTGAAACCTACCTTGCAAACACCGCCTCTGTCGATAAGGTAAACTACATCGAAATAACCGGCATATCTAAAGACGGCCTTGCGGGCAAAGTCGAAGGCAGCAATGCTGAAGCGGGAGAACTGGGCAAAAAGATACAGGCTCACCCTGCTAAAAAAGTTGCCCTTAAACTGCCCGGCAAAGTTGCAGGTCTTGACAGTATGCTCGCGTGCTTTTTCGGCTGTACCAACCTTGTGTCCGTTGCAAACATACCCGAGGGCGTTACGAATATGGAAGGCTGTTTTGCCAACTGCACAAGTTTAACCGAAAGCCCCGTTATCCCCGCAAGCGTTACGGATATGGGCTGGTGTTTTGGCGGCTGCACACGTTTAACTAAAGCTCCCGTTATTCCTGAAAGCGTTACGAATATGTACTTCTGTTTTTCAGGCTGTAAAAGTTTAACTGAAAGTCCCTCCATTCCTGCAAGCGTTAGGTATATGGGAGGCTGTTTTTACGGCAGCACAAGTTTAACTAAAGCTCCCGACATTCCTGCAAACGTTACGGATATGCACTACTGTTTTGCCGACTGCACAAGTTTAACTAAAGCTCCCGACATTCCTGCAAACGTTACGAATATGCACTACTGTTTTAAAGGCTGTTCCGCTTTAAAAGGGGTAAAGCTTCTGTGTAATTATGACGGTTCGGAGTACAGGTTTATGGATGTCTTTGAAGGCTGCACCGCTTTGGAAGCAGGCGGCATAAAGGTAAAAAATGAGCACTATGACGCTTACACCGACCCGGCAGCTCTTGATAAAATGAAGGTTCCCGGCGATGACGAGGCGGCTAAAAAAGCAAAGTTCAGCACGTTTTAG
- a CDS encoding Rpn family recombination-promoting nuclease/putative transposase → MSTANRKYKDSVFVDLFAEDEKAKENFLSLYNALHGTNLQLSCPVENIRLDNVMYMNIINDVSCLVDNKIIVLAEHQSTINENMPLRFLEYIARLYEKLQAPTDRYLRKLSKIPTPEFYVFYNGTDDYPETTILKLSDAFITKPERIPLELTVQVLNINKNKGAEVLSRCKTLEEYSLFVEEVRTQTRLDSENGFTNAVKICIEKGILKEYLMRKSREVINMLIAEYDYDTDIAVQRQESLMIGIQQGLEQGLEQGIEQGIEQGIEQGIEQGLYQKAIETAKLMISHQYPISEICLMTGLSKEEIEKL, encoded by the coding sequence ATGAGTACGGCAAACAGAAAATACAAAGATTCGGTATTCGTTGACCTTTTCGCAGAAGATGAAAAGGCTAAGGAAAACTTTTTATCTCTATATAATGCACTGCACGGTACAAATTTACAGTTGTCTTGCCCTGTAGAAAATATAAGGCTCGATAACGTTATGTACATGAACATTATTAACGATGTTTCCTGTCTTGTGGACAACAAAATAATCGTGCTTGCAGAGCACCAATCCACAATAAACGAAAATATGCCCTTGCGCTTTTTAGAATACATAGCAAGGCTCTATGAAAAACTGCAAGCTCCAACGGACAGGTATTTAAGAAAGTTATCAAAAATACCGACTCCCGAATTCTATGTCTTTTACAACGGTACAGACGATTATCCTGAAACTACAATTTTAAAGCTATCCGATGCCTTTATTACAAAACCTGAACGAATACCGCTGGAGCTGACTGTACAAGTGCTGAACATCAACAAGAACAAAGGAGCAGAAGTATTAAGCCGTTGTAAAACTCTGGAAGAGTACAGCCTCTTCGTTGAGGAAGTGCGAACCCAAACCCGGCTCGACAGCGAAAACGGCTTTACCAATGCGGTAAAGATATGCATAGAAAAAGGAATCCTAAAAGAATACTTAATGAGAAAATCACGGGAGGTAATCAACATGTTAATAGCAGAATACGATTATGATACCGACATAGCGGTACAAAGACAAGAAAGTCTAATGATTGGCATACAACAAGGTCTTGAACAGGGTCTTGAACAGGGTATCGAGCAAGGAATTGAGCAAGGAATCGAACAAGGAATCGAACAAGGCTTATATCAAAAAGCTATTGAAACGGCAAAGTTAATGATTTCTCATCAGTACCCTATTTCGGAAATTTGTCTTATGACAGGTTTATCTAAAGAAGAAATAGAAAAACTGTAA
- a CDS encoding FAD-dependent oxidoreductase, giving the protein MSKKDKPKKILYAVDYKPKRKSPFLLDFANHLNRTKPGSKRSITYDDPEYYVMENIVSDEMAKVGMFLKIRTPLSARDIAPLCGKTVEETEKILWELAYVGCCITNTIDGVNKYWTEIWVPGIMEMINNNKELTENHPEITIAFDAYGKKKGEIAPGILPMGVSPMRVIPIESAIECDTHHASYEEISHYLNQHTIFSVSDCSCRTVREKMGEGCGHLKEDMCIQMGHGAEYYIKTGRARQITREEAFEIIKKAEENGLMHDIPNLDGEGKTHAICNCCGCGCLAIRNAIMYRNPDFSRSNYISVIDEEKCVACGECVEHCPSNALRLGQKICSSKPIPEEKTVKTPRDHRWGPEDWNPDYRTNRQVVVKTGTSPCKANCPAHIGVQGYIKLAAQGKYREALELIKLENPFPAVCGHVCPRYCEQGCSRLGLDEAVAVDDIKKFIAEQDLNSEHRYVPKKKRDYHDKKIAIIGGGPAGLSCAYYLAIDNYDVTVFEKEKSLGGMLKFGIPSFRLEKKVLDAEIDVLRELGVNFKTGIEVGKDISLDELRAQGFKAFYLAIGAQKGRILGIEGEDAAGVITGVDFLREENLNETKSLSGKVIVIGGGNVAVDVARMAVRAGGEEVSMFCLEKREEMPALPEEIHEAEEEGIKITNSWGPKRILVKDGKVSGVEFKKCVSVFDKDGRFSPAYDENDTMTVECSFVITSVGQAIDLGSILEGSACEINKNQTVKADPVTYQSAQKDIFVGGDVLTGPKFAIDAIAQGKEGAVSIHRFVHPGQSLVMGRTKRDYKPLDRENLELAGFDRLPRQRAEEPSGEEGKKTFRDLRKTLTEEQVKAETERCLKCGAVKVDEYMCIGCGMCTTRCRFGAISLKRVYDARPSTLEKIKGVVIRNMVKREGRILFNKIFKPSPKRK; this is encoded by the coding sequence ATGAGTAAAAAAGACAAGCCTAAAAAGATCCTGTATGCAGTCGATTATAAGCCGAAAAGAAAGAGTCCCTTTCTTTTGGACTTTGCCAACCATTTAAACCGGACAAAACCGGGTTCCAAAAGGTCTATTACCTACGATGATCCCGAATACTATGTCATGGAAAACATCGTTTCGGACGAAATGGCAAAGGTCGGTATGTTTTTAAAAATCAGAACGCCCCTGAGTGCCCGGGATATAGCTCCTCTATGCGGAAAAACCGTAGAGGAAACCGAAAAAATCCTTTGGGAGCTGGCCTATGTGGGCTGCTGTATTACCAACACAATCGACGGAGTAAATAAGTACTGGACCGAAATCTGGGTTCCCGGCATTATGGAAATGATCAACAACAATAAGGAACTCACCGAAAACCATCCCGAAATAACCATTGCCTTCGATGCCTACGGCAAAAAGAAGGGAGAAATAGCTCCCGGCATTCTGCCCATGGGTGTTTCCCCGATGAGGGTAATCCCTATTGAAAGTGCAATAGAATGCGACACCCATCATGCAAGCTATGAAGAAATCTCTCATTACCTTAATCAGCATACTATTTTCAGTGTTTCCGATTGCTCTTGCAGAACGGTGCGCGAAAAGATGGGAGAAGGCTGCGGCCATCTAAAAGAAGATATGTGTATTCAGATGGGACATGGAGCCGAGTATTATATTAAAACCGGAAGAGCCAGGCAGATTACTCGTGAAGAAGCCTTTGAAATTATAAAAAAGGCTGAAGAAAACGGACTCATGCACGATATTCCGAACCTGGACGGGGAGGGAAAAACTCATGCTATCTGTAATTGCTGCGGCTGCGGCTGCCTTGCAATCCGAAATGCGATTATGTACAGGAATCCCGATTTTTCTCGCTCAAATTATATTTCGGTAATTGATGAAGAAAAATGTGTAGCCTGCGGTGAATGTGTAGAGCACTGTCCGTCTAATGCCCTAAGACTAGGGCAAAAAATCTGCTCGTCAAAGCCCATCCCCGAAGAAAAGACCGTAAAAACTCCTCGAGACCACCGATGGGGGCCTGAAGACTGGAATCCTGATTACCGCACAAACAGGCAGGTTGTCGTAAAGACCGGAACAAGCCCCTGTAAGGCTAACTGTCCCGCCCATATAGGTGTTCAAGGTTATATAAAACTTGCAGCTCAAGGAAAATACAGGGAAGCCTTGGAGCTTATAAAACTCGAAAATCCCTTCCCGGCAGTATGCGGTCATGTCTGTCCCCGTTATTGCGAACAAGGCTGTTCACGGCTCGGTCTCGATGAGGCCGTTGCCGTTGACGATATCAAAAAATTTATAGCGGAGCAGGATCTTAATTCGGAGCACCGCTATGTTCCGAAAAAGAAAAGAGACTATCACGATAAAAAAATTGCCATTATAGGAGGCGGTCCTGCAGGTCTTTCATGCGCCTACTATCTTGCAATAGACAATTACGATGTAACCGTCTTTGAAAAAGAAAAATCCTTGGGCGGAATGTTAAAATTCGGCATCCCCTCATTTAGGCTCGAAAAAAAAGTTCTTGATGCCGAAATAGATGTTTTAAGAGAACTGGGCGTAAACTTTAAAACCGGAATCGAGGTAGGAAAGGATATAAGCCTTGATGAACTTAGAGCTCAAGGCTTTAAGGCCTTTTACCTTGCAATCGGAGCCCAAAAAGGAAGGATCTTGGGCATTGAAGGCGAAGATGCTGCCGGCGTAATTACCGGTGTGGACTTTTTAAGGGAAGAAAACTTAAACGAAACCAAAAGCCTTTCAGGCAAGGTAATCGTTATCGGAGGCGGAAACGTAGCCGTTGACGTTGCCCGAATGGCTGTCCGCGCAGGCGGAGAAGAAGTTTCTATGTTCTGCCTCGAAAAGAGGGAAGAAATGCCGGCCCTCCCCGAAGAAATCCATGAGGCCGAAGAAGAGGGTATAAAGATTACAAACTCATGGGGCCCCAAACGAATCCTCGTTAAGGACGGAAAGGTAAGCGGAGTGGAATTTAAAAAATGCGTTTCCGTTTTTGATAAGGACGGAAGGTTCAGCCCTGCCTATGATGAAAACGATACCATGACTGTCGAGTGCAGCTTTGTTATAACCTCGGTAGGACAGGCAATCGATTTGGGCTCTATCTTGGAAGGTTCCGCCTGCGAGATAAACAAAAACCAAACCGTAAAGGCCGACCCGGTTACCTATCAGAGCGCTCAAAAAGACATCTTTGTGGGCGGCGATGTGTTGACAGGCCCCAAATTCGCCATAGATGCCATAGCCCAGGGAAAGGAAGGTGCTGTTTCGATTCACCGCTTTGTACACCCGGGGCAAAGTTTGGTTATGGGAAGAACAAAGAGGGATTATAAACCCTTAGACCGTGAAAACTTGGAGCTTGCAGGCTTTGACCGGCTGCCCCGACAAAGAGCGGAAGAACCTTCCGGCGAAGAAGGCAAAAAGACCTTTAGGGATTTACGCAAGACCTTAACCGAAGAGCAGGTCAAGGCTGAAACTGAACGCTGTTTAAAATGCGGAGCCGTCAAGGTTGACGAGTATATGTGCATAGGCTGCGGAATGTGTACTACGCGCTGCCGCTTCGGAGCCATCAGCTTAAAGCGTGTTTATGATGCTCGCCCGAGTACCCTCGAAAAGATTAAGGGTGTCGTTATAAGAAACATGGTAAAAAGGGAAGGTAGAATTTTATTTAACAAGATTTTTAAACCTTCTCCAAAGCGCAAATAA
- a CDS encoding hydrogenase maturation nickel metallochaperone HypA, which yields MHELSLVMEVVRRVDAIAKSNNVSEVDTIVLQIGEIATVVPHFVQACYPAAVDGTWMADTKLKIEMVKASVRCNSCTQVFDPIEYHGVCPSCSCNEHEILTGREFMIKEIVCY from the coding sequence ATGCACGAATTAAGTTTGGTCATGGAAGTTGTCCGCCGTGTTGATGCAATCGCTAAATCGAACAATGTCAGCGAGGTCGATACAATAGTTTTACAAATCGGCGAAATTGCAACCGTTGTTCCTCACTTTGTTCAAGCCTGCTATCCTGCCGCCGTAGACGGGACATGGATGGCAGACACAAAGCTGAAAATCGAAATGGTAAAGGCTTCTGTACGCTGCAACAGTTGCACTCAAGTTTTTGACCCGATAGAATATCACGGCGTATGCCCTTCCTGTTCTTGTAATGAGCATGAGATTCTTACAGGCCGGGAATTTATGATAAAAGAAATTGTATGTTATTAA
- the hypB gene encoding hydrogenase nickel incorporation protein HypB, producing MNEFKIIEIKEGVYETNNAHAAKLRSKLKEEKKFLLNLMSSPGSGKTTLLKASIEALKKDFRIGVMEADLDSAVDAETISQTGAKVIQLHTGGMCHLDADMTEQGLEALGISDLDLIFLENVGNLICPAEFDTGALKNVMILSVPEGDDKPLKYPPMFQVCDVLLITKMDTVSVFNFDLKKCTEYVKKLNPDIKIFPVSALKGDGMEAWIDWLRSAAKEF from the coding sequence ATGAACGAGTTTAAGATTATCGAAATTAAAGAAGGTGTTTACGAAACAAACAATGCCCATGCGGCAAAACTTCGCAGTAAACTAAAGGAAGAGAAAAAGTTTTTATTGAATTTGATGTCGTCTCCGGGGTCGGGAAAAACTACCTTGCTTAAAGCAAGCATCGAAGCTTTAAAAAAAGATTTTAGAATCGGTGTTATGGAAGCCGACCTTGATTCTGCCGTAGATGCCGAGACCATTTCGCAAACAGGTGCAAAGGTTATTCAGCTTCACACAGGCGGAATGTGCCACTTGGATGCCGATATGACCGAACAAGGCTTGGAAGCCCTCGGTATTTCAGACCTGGATCTTATCTTTCTTGAAAATGTCGGCAACCTGATTTGCCCCGCAGAATTCGATACGGGCGCCTTAAAAAATGTTATGATTTTAAGCGTTCCCGAGGGAGACGATAAACCCTTAAAATATCCTCCGATGTTTCAGGTTTGCGATGTTCTTTTAATCACAAAGATGGATACCGTAAGCGTCTTTAATTTTGATTTGAAAAAATGTACCGAGTACGTAAAGAAGCTCAATCCCGATATAAAAATCTTCCCCGTATCTGCCTTAAAAGGAGACGGAATGGAAGCATGGATTGACTGGCTGCGTTCTGCCGCAAAAGAATTTTAA